The Lynx canadensis isolate LIC74 chromosome A2, mLynCan4.pri.v2, whole genome shotgun sequence DNA segment CGCTAGATGCATCTGGGCCGGCCCCCCtgcccgctcccccccccccagcacgcCCTCCCCTGTGAGCCTccggccccagcccccacccacacccccgcCCCAGCGGCCCGTGTTGGCAGCCGCTCTCGCAGCCACTTTCCCGCCTCATTGGCtcccaaatgtattttaaatatcactCTGCGCAGAGACAATTACTGAAAACGCTGAGCTCACACTGTTGATGGGCCCGGGCGGCCAGGCTCATTCCTCACCCACCACCATGccatgccccccacctccccccaaggCCTGACCCTGGCCTCCCCTCTGCCCGCTCTTGCCTCCCGGGGGCCCTGCTCTCCAAACCCCCAAGTCTGACCTCCACTCCCCTGCGGTGCCCTCTGGACCCTCCCTCCTTCTGAAGCCCCCAAGCCTCCGGGAAGAGCCACCCCAGGCTTTGTCTCTGATCCCTTTGgggccccggcccctccccaactccctttATCAGGAGGCCTTCACAGCCTCTGCACATTGCAAAGCCCACTCTCAGGAAGCCTCACCCCCACCAGGGCCTTCCTTTCCTAAGTCAGCAGAGACTAGCCCGATGTAAGATCCATCAGAGAGCGGAGGCCTCTCAAGGAGTGGGGCCTGCTCACCCTGCCTGTCTACACACGCTGGGGGCTGCCCCTGTAACCACCCACACTGCCCCACCGGGCACACCCTTTCCCATGTACACGGGTAACACTCAGCTCTAGTCCCTGCATAGTAGAGGAGAAGCCAGTCTGGGCCCCCGCCGAACAAGTGGGGGAGACTGTGGCCCGAAACACTGTGCTGTGAAAGGGATGTGGCCCCCATCCCAACTTGGCCCTCACGGTTCTCCCAGAGGCTGCAAgagcctggggcggggagggaggcgaTGCTCCCACTAGCCTCGCGGCCTCCTCCCTCTGCTGGGGCCGCTCGCGCCGCCTCTCCTTCCAGCCTCTCCTTCCAGCCAGGGGCTCGAACGCGAGGTCCAGGACGCTCCGTGCTGCTATCGCTCACCCCGCCCCACATTTGAGACCCTTCCAAGGGTTTTGGAGAGGGAAAGGTGGAAAGGGACCCGGCTCATTGGTGGCTTTCTGTTCCTTTGGCCTCTTTCACAAGCCCTTAAGGATCCCTTAACCAGGGTCTACAAGGCCTAAACCCCTCCACCCATGCCAACCACAGTCCTGAGTGGAGGGAGGTGTGTGGGCGGTGAGGGTCTATGCAGGGCTGCACTCTGACAAAAAAATAAGGGAGGGAACCCCACGCACCGGCCCACCTCGTGCTCTGGCCTGTGGCCGTGGCGAGGGGGGCACTTACCATGCCGATGAACTCCATCTCAGTTCGCCGGTCCTGCTGAGTGCGTTTCCTCTGCAGGTAACCCTTCCACACCTGGGGGGGACACAGGGGCCCAGACACTCCCACGCTGCATTTCTGCAGGGACGTGGCTCGTGCCATCAGCCTCCAGGGGGAAGCACCAGCCACTCCCAAGGAAAAGTCTGGTTGGGGAGCTTGGGGGTAGGAGGTGGGTGAGGACTGCTGGGGAGGACACCTCCCAGGGCGGCCCGCAGGCAAGCAGGGGCTGCCCAGAACATGGTGGGGCTGGTGTGCACCCACACAGTCCAGCCCCAAGCTTTTGTTCCCCCAGGGCCCCGAGGAATTCCCTCCTTCTCAGTCCCGCCCTCTAATCTGCCGTGTATCTCTTGACACGGACCTCAAAGgccaccttctccaggaagcacCCCCCGCTCTACCTCTCTGGATTCCCACAGCATTTGGAATACCTACTTGATTCCCCCCCAGGCACATAGACATCAGCGCTGGCCCTGATTAATTACTACATTTTTgacacgaggaaactgaggctagagaCAGGATATGGCCTCTCTCGGGTCCAAGAGCCCATGAGGGCCGAGCTGAGACAGGACCAGGTTTCCTGACTCCTTGCCCAGGGCTCTTCTCCCAGGCCTCCAGCTGCTTGCTCACAGAGCCGAGGACAGCCCagtacttggggggggggggttgcgcactgggcaggggagaggcagcctGTGCTTCACTTACTATGGATCCTtctcccctaattttttttttaatgtttatttatttttgaaggagagagagagagagagagagagagagagagagagtgtgtgagtgggggaagggcagagagagagagggagacacagaatccgaagcagactccgggctccgagctgtcagcacagagccggaggcggggctcgagcccacaaaccgcgagatcttggatggatgcccaaccgactgagccacccaggcgcccccttctccCCTAATTTTAACGATCCTTCTGTTTCTGGGGCTTTTATGATATCCCACTACGAGTCCTTTGGGGGACAGAGGtgtagaataaataataaacaaacaagataCACACTTATTGACTGATTAGGTCCCTAGTTTTAGGATCTAGCCGCGGGGCAACAGAATCCAAGCTCCTGCACCTCTGCCCTCGGTTGGTGAGCCAGGCAGTCTTCCTGGAAGAGGGGACTCTACCCGGACCTTCCTCCTGGGTGCTGGGGGATTACCTTCTGAATGGTGACGGCTGCTTGGTCCTGACTGAACTTGTGCCAACCTTCCTCTCGAATCTTCCGATCCCGCTCCTCCTCTTTCCGAATTTCTCGCATGAAGATGGCTCGGAGCCGGCCTTGCCTGGCCCGCTCAGCCCTTTGCAGAAGGGTTATGGCCTCGGTCCGGCGCAGTTCTGGAAAACGCTGGCCAGAACATAGGCAAAGGCTCAGGGGGAGATGAGAGAGGGCTTGTATTCAGGCTGGCAGCTGGGAGACTGTTCGCCAAAGGGCATGCTGGGGACGTGATCCTCCCAGGGCACGTAAGTGCCCCAGTCCCGTCCTCTATCTTGGTGTGAGAAGGTTTCAAGGAGCACAAGAGCGTCCTTGAAGCAGGCCAGGGATTACCCAAAGAGCGCTCGGAGGCGGCTATAGGGCAGGGGACGTCCTCTCTGTGTCCTGGAGGATGGCATCTCTCTCCTGGGAGCGGGGTATGGAGGGGAATCTGGGAGGGTGTCTGATTTACCTCCCTGGAGGTCACTGGCTCCATTCTCGACAGGATCTCTGCCAGCATCAGCTCCCGCTCCTTCAGAATGCTGGACTGCTCCAGCAGGAAGTATCTGGGGATTGGAACCTCCAGGTCTGCCTTTGGGGCGATAGGGGGGAAGGAGGGTCAGGAATCAAAACCCAGGCCATCTGGCCGATCGGTCCCACTTTTCAGCTGCTTACACCGACCCTGGTGATGCTCTCCTTCATCCTAGAGCCCTGGGGTGGGAGATTTATGGGTCATGGGCAGGTCCCCCCCGGAAGGTCATGCCTCTATCCCCCTGCTCCACGGTGTAACCAGAGCTGAGTTCTGGAGGGTCACGATAGGTGATGGGTAGTGGTTCCAGTTCTGGCCGTGCGTCAGAATCGCCTGAGGGGCTTGTTCAAAGGCTCAAGCCGATCGGTGGGTTTGAGCTGTGGTCGGAGATTCTGCACTTCTAACAAACGCCTAGGTGATGCCGCTGTGGCTGCTTCCAAGGACCACACTTCGAGAAGCAAGCCGGCAGGGGATTCTCTTCGCCGATCCCCTGTGGCTGGTGGGTATTCCCGGCCTCACGGGGCCTCCGGCCTGCCTCTTCTAGCCACCCCCTAGCTTACTTGGTAGCGCGCACGCCCTCTCGCTGAAACCCTTCTCCCGATCAAACCCCAACCCGCTGATCTGCCCCATCCTCtttcccggccccgccccctcctgccccaggtgggggaggcggggctcGGCGCCGCCGGAGGCGGGCGCTGGAGTGGGCGTGGCCCGCGCACCGTGGTGAACTTCAGGTCGTGCAGCACGCGGTCCAGGCGGTGGTATTCGCTCAGGTCCGCGCGCACCAGGTCGTCCTTGAGCTCCAGCACGCGGCCGGCCACGCTGTCCAACAGGCGCCGCAGCAGCCGCCGCTTCTGCGGCTGCACCATCTGGTCATGGAGGGTGTCGAACCGGCGCAGCAGCCCCAGGTAGTGCAGGTAGAGCGACGAGAGCCTGTACTGGAACGACTGCCGTTCCCGGTCCGGCACGGGCTGGAGCAGGGGCTGCTCTTGGTCCAGCAGCTCCTGCAGGGCCACGTGGGAGGTGTCCCAGAGGCGTTGGTACGctctggagaggaggggagaggaggcagcaggCGTGGGGCGATCTGAGCCGTGGAAGAGTggggacagtgggggggggggggtagggggaggggcgCTGCCGTGCCTTGTGAGGAGTGCAAACTCGGGTTCCAGAGGTTAAGGTTACCCATGGGGCCAAGGTGGAGTTCGGCGAAGGGAGGAGTCGCCGGGGGGGAGTGAGGTGGTGATTACAGAGAACTCATGCCCAGGCTTAGAGAAGGTGTGAGATTGGGATCACCGGGAGGGAGTCCGCTGGGGGATAAGCAAGGAGCTCCCAGTAAGGAAGGGGCCTCTGGGAGTCTGCACTGGGTCCCTCCGGGGAGAGGGTGCGGCCCCGCGGAGGCTGCAAGGGTCTAGAATGGTGGGTGGGAAGTGGGGGTGAGGGATGAATGTGGAGAAGGTCTCTTCCCCTGATCCTGGAATAAGAAAACTGGTCCGAGGAAAGGCTGAAGAGGGAAAGCTGACCACAGGCCGGAGCAGCCAGGGTTGCTGTGTGAATGTCCCAGGGGCCCGGCCGGGGCTGGCCCAGCACAGAAAGCCCCTCTCCCCAGCATCCCTCCTCCCGGCCCACCTGCCCCAGCCTGACGGGACCAGGCGAGGCCCTTCGTTCTTTGCTTTCCCAGCCCTGGGTGCTCCACTCCTCCTCACTCACCCCTCAGACATGGTGCCCACTTCTCACACCGCCCTTGGTGAGCTGCTCATGCCATCCACACAACCTGTGGCTCCACCTTGACTCCACCCCACCCCGAAGGCCGGAACAGCCCGGTTTTAAGAGTTCTGTCCCATTGTCCCAGTGTTCTAAGGCTgtgaggggaggggacagcaggtgcAGGACTGGGGACGCTTAGGATGTTCTCGTCGCAAGCCTTGGAAGGCTAGAGCAGAGCGTGGGGTCAGCTGTGGCTACTTGTGAGACTCAAATAAAAGGGTGGTCACGATTTGAAGTCACCCCGTGAGCTGTGAGGCTCTGGCATTCGTCTTTCCAGCTGCACTTCTCAGCTGGAGGAAGCCTGTATTCCCGAACTCAGAGCCAGTGGTTCGTGTGAACTATGCCAGTGGAAAGATCGACATTAGAAGGAGTAGGTGAGACTCGGTGGTCTTTGGGGGCTCACTTTGAGCCACCTGCGGGTCACCCCATCGCCGTTACGGGCTCAGGAGGCCATTATTCGGAAAGTACAAACGGAGTCAGCTGGGGGTGACTTTTTTGATTCAGTGTTAAGTGGGGACTTACGAATAAATACACGAGGCCCAGGGCcaaggaaagggggagaaaggcGACAGCAGCAAAGAGGAGCTAGGGACGAGGAGTTGTGGGGCTTTAATGTACATGCAAGTTACCCGAAATCTTGTCGAAAATTCCACGATCTGAGTTGAGTCTCTGAGTCACAGGTTAGCAAGGTATGAAACACAGTGGGAATGGGGGACAGCGAAGGCTCAGGGGCCAGATGCCCTGGGCTCCCCCCCCCTTTCTAGCTGTGGGACTAAGATGTGGGTGATGGGTTCTCTTTTCATGGCATCTGCACGTTAGGCTGCAACTCTGTATGAGAAAACGTGTGTGAAGTATGTAGGCCTGTGCCCCAACGTCAGCCATTCTTACATGGCTGTTCGGTACGTGAAGTTGAAGGTGACAACCTGTATCTATCCAGTTGCAAAGGGGAGACAAAGGATTTTGGACTTGCTCACTAAATGCAACCCCTCGAGCCCCAGGCCCTCCACACAGCTTGGGAGAGGATTGGTGGGCCGTATGCCCACAAGGTAGAGCAGAGGCCAAACGAGAAAAAGCAAGCATGGCCGAACGTTCGGTGGTGAATCTCAGCGAAGGATATACAAGGGGCCGTTGTACTTTCTCGCAGTCCTTCGGCGGGTTTGAGATTTTTCGACGTaaaatttgggaagaaaagaggagccCCAGATACTCCTACCAATTTGTTCTGAAAGCAcgaggggaaaataaaaacatcctaTAGGTCCCGGCAGGTTATGGAGATGCCTTCCGTTTTATACCCAGGATTTGAAAAGTAGGCTTGTTCCAGTTTTTAGCCGTGAGAAGTGACAATGCCCTTGCCCCACATCACACCTCCccttttcaaaacaatttttttaatttttttgatgtttatttatttttgagacagagagagacagagcatgaacgggggaggggcagagagagagggagacccagaatcggaagcaggctccgggctctgagccgtcagcccggagcccgacgcggggctcgaactcacggaccgtgagatcaggacctgagccgaagtcggacgcttcaccgaccgagccacccaggcgccccacacctccCCTTTTCAAATGACCACAGTGTGCGGGAGCAGTTCACCCTTTATTAACGTTAGGTCCTGGGTCACTTGGAGCTGGTGTACTTGGTGACGGCCTTGGTGCCCTCGGACACGGCGTGCTTGGCCAGCTCCCCGGGCAGCAGCAGGCGCACGGCCGTCTGGACTTCCCGGGAGGTCAGTGTGGTTCGGCCCGAGTACTGGGCCAGCCGGGCAGCCTCGCCAGCCAGCCGTTCAAACACATCGTTCACAAACGAATTCATGATGCTCATGGCCTTGGAAGAGATGCCAATGTCAGGGTGCACCTGGGGAAGCAGCAAGACCGTTCTGTTAGCGAGGAGGCTCCGCCCGACCCCGCCAGCCCCAGCCCCGAGTTCGGGACTGCAGGAAGCTGGAGGCAGGACCGCGAGGCTGCCTCCCCAGCCTCTTGCCAGAGGCCCCGCCCGGGAGGTAGGGATTTGGTTTTTTACTACCACATCCGAGCGAAAAGTTTTTCCCACCGGTAGGACGTAACGCTATTAAGGTCCTCGTATGAGCACATGGGAACATCAGTCTTTGACAAATGGGGTCAGTTACACAgcattttgcttttctcatttaatgCGTTTGCATAGGGTTACTCCTCGAGGTGACGTTCCCAGGGGTGCGACCGCCGCCGGGTCCAAGGGTCTATGCGCCTAACCTGGCGGACTGTCACCACATTACTTTCCAGAGGACGCACTCATGTGACGCAGCCTCAGCACCAGACTAGGAGTTAGGACACCAGGGTTCTGTGGCCGGACCGTGAGTCACCGGAGGACCTCAGATTAAGGCActctcctctgggcctcagtttcctcctctgtcacaCCAGCTTTTGAGCTAGATGATCTCCAGTCAAACTGGCGGTAGGGGCCCGCTAACCACCCTGACGTGTGACCAGGCAGACACCAAGCGTTtccctgggaggtgggagagaagagacGACCGGCGACATCCATCAGGCCGATGGAGGACACAGAAGCGGAACGCAGGCTCTCGCGCCGCCACTGGTTGCCACGGACAGCACAGCACGGGATCGGA contains these protein-coding regions:
- the LOC115509401 gene encoding histone H2B type 2-E1 yields the protein MSAEHGQQQQSGGRRGRSSGDKKSKKRSRRKETYSMYIYKVLKQVHPDIGISSKAMSIMNSFVNDVFERLAGEAARLAQYSGRTTLTSREVQTAVRLLLPGELAKHAVSEGTKAVTKYTSSK